A single uncultured Cohaesibacter sp. DNA region contains:
- a CDS encoding SDR family oxidoreductase codes for MDFKGKKVIITGAGKGIGRTTARELAARGASIVGMSLTLEELAGLTEETGATCIAADFSDVAEVRRAMKEAGTCDYLVNCAGINVLESVLDMSDKGCDAVLHINLRAAIVAAQEFARARVAAGGGGVILNISSIAGHRGFQDHVCYAASKAGIEGATRVMAKELSPHGIRAVCLAPTITMTELAAEAWSDPVKSEPMMVRHPIGRFAQPEDIARAVAMLLSDDACMVTGSVLSVDGGFLAV; via the coding sequence ATGGACTTCAAAGGCAAGAAAGTCATCATCACCGGCGCAGGCAAAGGCATTGGCCGGACCACTGCACGTGAACTTGCAGCCCGTGGCGCCAGCATCGTCGGCATGAGCCTGACGCTTGAAGAACTGGCAGGACTGACAGAGGAAACCGGTGCAACCTGTATCGCTGCGGACTTCTCAGACGTCGCCGAAGTGCGCCGCGCAATGAAAGAAGCTGGCACCTGCGACTATCTCGTCAACTGCGCAGGTATCAACGTGCTCGAAAGCGTGCTCGACATGTCCGACAAGGGATGTGACGCCGTGCTGCACATCAACCTGCGTGCCGCGATCGTGGCTGCACAGGAATTCGCCCGTGCCCGCGTGGCAGCCGGTGGCGGCGGCGTCATCCTCAACATCTCCAGCATCGCCGGACATCGCGGCTTCCAGGACCATGTCTGCTATGCCGCTTCCAAGGCTGGCATCGAGGGCGCGACCCGCGTCATGGCCAAGGAACTGAGCCCGCATGGCATCCGTGCCGTCTGCCTCGCTCCCACCATCACCATGACCGAGCTAGCCGCTGAAGCATGGAGCGATCCGGTCAAGAGCGAGCCGATGATGGTGCGTCACCCGATTGGCCGCTTCGCCCAGCCCGAAGACATCGCCCGTGCCGTTGCCATGCTGCTCAGCGATGACGCATGCATGGTGACC